A DNA window from Hordeum vulgare subsp. vulgare chromosome 1H, MorexV3_pseudomolecules_assembly, whole genome shotgun sequence contains the following coding sequences:
- the LOC123448242 gene encoding uncharacterized protein At4g29660: MASRLWRWYADRQFNKWEKTVLWDMLEPYRPPRSFAPLVGTYVAAFYTAVVAAAVTEQLYKEKYWEDHPGEAVPIMPPMFYWGPWRVVNGEVPRFIQTPEEAKPA, from the exons ATGGCGAGCCGGCTGTGGAGGTGGTACGCGGACCGGCAGTTCAACAAGTGGGAGAAGACGGTGCTGTGGGACATGCTGGAGCCCTACCGCCCGCCGCGCTCCTTCGCGCCGCTCGTCGGCACCTACGTCGCCGCCTTCTacaccgccgtcgtcgccgccgccgtcacCGAGCAGCTCTACAAG GAGAAGTACTGGGAGGATCACCCGGGCGAGGCGGTGCCGATCATGCCGCCCATGTTCTACTGGGGGCCATGGAGGGTGGTGAACGGCGAGGTTCCCCGCTTCATCCAGACGCCCGAGGAAGCTAAGCCGGCAtag
- the LOC123448221 gene encoding glucosamine inositolphosphorylceramide transferase 1 encodes MAGRRAMRPPTSTGGAMRPALSFLLAAAAAAALVGGAYFWLVAASFRLPDSRALGCRPDGEGSWAIGVFYGATPFHLRPIELEGKSSANGSAWPVANPVLTCASATDAGYPSNFVADPFLYLQGDTLFLFFETKTTTSMHGDIGVARSFDQGATWEFLGIALDEAWHLSYPFVFKYENEIYMMPEGNKKKELRLYRATKFPLEWTFEKVLINKPLIDASLVQYEGNWWLFASDFTRYGTEKNAELEIWYSNSPLGPWKEHRQNPIYKSDKSLGARNGGRLFMFEESLYRPGQDCSGTYGRKVKLYKVEKLSKEEYKEVPVKLGIEEPKKGRNAWNGMRYHHLDAQQLESGSWIAVMDGDRVPSGDSTRRSISGYLGFLLAVVLVTFVGFVKGAINCYIPPSFWAATARRNELSRILPVYRLNQKVRRYSTSLGRYVTATKARLNEKTWSNKLFFCVIALLGTVNICIAVHFLLGGNGTEEAYTHQGQRSQFTMVTMTYEARLWNLKLFVEHYSRCESVREIVVVWNKGNPPGSDAFDSTVPVRIRVEELNSLNNRFRVDPLIKTRAVLELDDDIMMTCSDVEKGFKVWREHPERMVGFYPRMIDGDPPQYRNERYARGKKGYNLILTGAAFMDSEFAFKRYWSEEAREGRDYVHKNFNCEDLLMNFMYANASSGTGRRTVEYVHPAWAIDTSKLSSVAISRDTQKHYDVRTKCLAKFSSIYGPLPQKWEFGRRQDGWDK; translated from the exons ATGGCGGGGCGCCGAGCGATGAGGCCGCCCACGTCCACGGGGGGCGCCATGCGGCCCGCGCTCTCCTTCCTGCTGGCGGCCGCCGCGGCCGCCGCGCTCGTCGGCGGGGCCTACTTCTGGCTCGTGGCCGCCTCCTTCCGCCTCCCCGACTCGCGGGCCCTCGGGTGCCGCCCCGACGGCGAGGGCTCCTGGGCCATCGGGGTCTTCTACGGCGCCACCCCCTTCCACCTCCGCCCCATCGAGCTG GAAGGGAAGAGCAGCGCCAACGGCTCCGCGTGGCCGGTGGCCAACCCCGTCCTCACCTGCGCCTCCGCCACCGACGCCGGCTACCCCAGCAACTTCGTCGCCGACCCCTTCCTCTACCTGCAG GGAGACACGCTGTTTCTTTTCtttgaaacaaaaacaacaacctcaATGCATGGTGATATTGGTGTTGCAAGAAGCTTCGATCAAGGTGCAACCTGGGAGTTTCTTGGTATTGCTCTAGATGAGGCATGGCACCTGTCCTACCCCTTTGTGTTCAAATATGAGAATGAG ATTTATATGATGCCAGAAGGGAACAAAAAGAAGGAGCTTCGTCTTTATCGTGCCACTAAATTTCCTCTTGAATGGACATTTGAGAAGGTGCTCATCAACAAACCACTTATTGATGCCTCATTGGTCCAATATGAGGGTAACTGGTGGCTCTTTGCCTCGGACTTTACACGGTATGGAACTGAGAAGAATGCAGAGCTTGAGATTTGGTACAGTAACTCTCCTCTTGGTCCTTGGAAAGAGCACAGGCAGAACCCTATCTACAAATCTGACAAAAGTTTGGGAGCTCGAAATGGGGGAAGGCTCTTCATGTTTGAAGAGTCATTGTATCGTCCAGGTCAGGATTGCAGTGGAACCTATGGACGGAAGGTCAAGTTGTACAAAGTTGAAAAGCTtagcaaggaagaatacaaagaggTGCCAGTAAAACTTGGGATTGAAGAGCCAAAGAAAGGGAGAAATGCGTGGAATGGTATGAGGTACCATCACTTGGACGCGCAGCAACTTGAGTCTGGTAGTTGGATAGCTGTAATGGATGGTGATCGTGTTCCTTCAGGCGATTCAACGCGAAGGTCCATCTCTGGTTACCTGGGTTTCTTGCTAGCCGTAGTTCTGGTCACTTTTGTGGGTTTTGTGAAAGGTGCAATCAATTGCTACATTCCTCCAAGTTTCTGGGCTGCCACGGCAAGGAGAAATGAATTGTCCCGTATCTTGCCTGTCTACCGCTTGAACCAGAAAGTCCGCAGATATTCTACCAGCCTTGGCAGATATGTCACAGCAACCAAAGCCAGGCTCAACGAGAAAACATGGTCCAACAAGCTCTTCTTTTGCGTGATCGCTCTCTTGGGGACCGTGAACATCTGCATCGCTGTGCATTtcttacttggtggcaatggcacGGAAGAAGCATACACACATCAAGGTCAGCGCTCTCAGTTCACAATGGTCACGATGACATATGAAGCTCGGCTCTGGAACTTGAAACTGTTTGTCGAACACTACTCCAGATGTGAGTCGGTCAGGGAGATAGTTGTTGTCTGGAACAAAGGCAACCCTCCAGGCAGTGATGCCTTCGACTCCACGGTGCCTGTCAGGATACGAGTGGAAGAGCTCAACTCTCTCAACAACAGGTTCAGAGTCGACCCTCTGATAAAGACCagggccgtcctcgagctggacgacgaCATCATGATGACGTGCAGCGACGTGGAGAAAGGGTTCAAGGTATGGAGGGAGCACCCCGAGCGGATGGTCGGCTTCTACCCGCGGATGATTGACGGCGACCCTCCGCAGTACAGGAACGAGCGGTACGCCAGGGGCAAGAAGGGCTACAACCTGATCCTCACAGGTGCTGCTTTCATGGACAGTGAGTTTGCTTTCAAGAGGTACTGGAGCGAGGAGGCCAGGGAAGGTAGGGACTACGTGCACAAGAACTTCAACTGTGAGGACCTGCTGATGAACTTCATGTACGCAAACGCGAGCTCCGGGACGGGGAGGAGGACCGTGGAGTACGTGCACCCGGCGTGGGCCATCGACACCTCCAAGCTCTCCTCCGTCGCCATCAGCCGCGACACCCAGAAGCACTATGACGTGAGGACCAAGTGCCTGGCCAAGTTCTCCTCCATATACGGCCCTCTGCCTCAGAAATGGGAGTTTGGCAGGCGACAAGATGGCTGGGACAAATAG
- the LOC123448231 gene encoding flap endonuclease 1-A encodes MGVKGLTKLLADNAPKSMREQKFESYFGRRIAVDASMSIYQFLIVVGRTGMETLTNEAGDVTSHLQGMFSRTIRLLEAGIKPVYVFDGKPPEMKKDELLKRHAKRNEATEELTKAVEAGDTDAIEKFSKRTVKVTKQHNDDCKRLLRLMGVPVVEAPCEAESQCAALCKSDKVYAVASEDMDSLTFGAPRFVRHLMDPSSRKIPVMEFEVAKILEELEFTMDQFIDLCILCGCDYCDSIKGIGGLTALKLIRQHGSIEGILENINKDKYQIPEDWPYQEARRMFKEPSVTLDIPELKWTAPDEEGLVNFLVKENGFSQDRVTKAIEKIKSAKNKSSQGRLESFFKPTVSTSVPLKRKETSEKPASAAAGKKTKSTRGRKK; translated from the exons ATGGGAGTCAAG GGTTTGACGAAGCTGCTGGCGGACAACGCGCCCAAGTCGATGAGGGAGCAGAAGTTCGAGAGCTACTTCGGCCGCCGCATCGCCGTCGACGCCAGCATGAGCATCTACCAGTTCCTT ATTGTAGTTGGAAGGACAGGGATGGAAACCCTTACAAACGAAGCCGGTGATGTCACCAG TCATTTGCAAGGCATGTTCAGCCGGACAATAAGGTTGCTCGAGGCAGGAATTAAACCAGT ATATGTTTTTGATGGCAAGCCTCCTGAAATGAAGAAGGACGAGCTTTTAAAAAG ACACGCAAAGAGGAATGAAGCAACAGAAGAGCTGACGAAGGCAGTAGAG gCAGGAGATACGGATGCAATTGAAAAATTCAGCAAGAGGACTGTAAAG GTCACGAAGCAGCACAATGATGATTGTAAGCGTCTACTAAGACTGATGGGTGTTCCTGTTGTAGag GCTCCTTGTGAAGCAGAATCACAATGTGCTGCCCTTTGCAAGAGTGACAAG GTGTATGCTGTTGCATCAGAAGATATGGACTCACTTACTTTTGGAGCTCCACGGTTTGTTCGTCATTTGATGGATCCAAGTTCGAGGAAAATACCTGTAATGGAATTTGAAGTTGCGAAA ATTCTAGAGGAGCTTGAATTTACCATGGACCAGTTCATTGACTTGTGCATCCTCTGTGGATGTGACTACTGTGATAGCATTAAag GCATCGGTGGTCTTACAGCTCTGAAGCTCATTCGTCAGCATGGGTCTATCGAGGGCATCCTGGAAAATATTAATAAAGACAA ATATCAAATTCCTGAGGACTGGCCTTATCAAGAAGCTCGGCGCATGTTCAAGGAACCCAGTGTAACACTGGATATTCCCGAGCTCAAATGGACCGCGCCTGATGAGGAG GGGCTCGTGAATTTTCTGGTGAAAGAAAACGGCTTCAGTCAAGATCGTGTGACTAAG GCCATAGAGAAGATTAAATCGGCAAAGAATAAATCATCCCAAGGAAG GCTTGAGTCATTTTTCAAGCCAACTGTTAGCACATCAGTGCCACTGAAGCGGAAG GAAACTTCAGAGAAACCAGCCAGTGCAGCTGCTGGCAAAAAGACGAAGTCAACCCGTGGAAGGAAGAAATAA
- the LOC123448249 gene encoding protein CONSERVED IN THE GREEN LINEAGE AND DIATOMS 27, chloroplastic-like codes for MASASPSLHAPRLLPLLPNPAPRLAGPRRWPRRRLATAKAQAVPPSRNGSSAGTDWCPVPPEQRPVNEYEALAASLPFSWAAGDLVLYCSRLAFTGAAFALFVGLPVAAFGGRGGAGGDALHLALGATGSGILAVTLAVVRMYLGWAYVGNRLLSATVEYEETGWYDGQIWVKTPEVLARDRLLGSFSVKPVLKRVKFTLVGLAVSLTLCILLYANTEKPREPLENPAGGRAVPGVYSDAAARSFEPDAFCGEPDLGDQP; via the exons ATGGCCTCCGCCTCGCCCTCCCTCCACGCCCCCCGCCTCCTCCCGCTCCTCCCGAACCCCGCCCCGAGGCTCGCCGGGCCCCGGCGATGGCCGCGGAGGCGCCTCGCGACGGCGAAGGCGCAGGCGGTGCCGCCGTCGCGGAACGGGAGCTCGGCGGGGACGGACTGGTGCCCGGTGCCCCCGGAGCAGCGGCCGGTGAACGAGTACGAGGCGCTGGCCGCGTCGCTGCCCTTCTCCTGGGCGGCGGGCGACCTGGTGCTCTACTGCTCCCGCCTCGCCTTCACGGGGGCCGCCTTCGCGCTCTTCGTCGGCCTCCCCGTCGCGGCCTTCGGCGGCCGCGGGGGCGCCGGCGGCGACGCCCTGCACCTCGCGCTCGGGGCCACCGGCTCCGGCATCCTCGCCGTCACGCTCGCCGTCGTGCGGATGTACCTCGGCTGGGCCTACGTCGGGAACCGCCTGCTCAGCGCCACCGTGGAGT ATGAGGAGACGGGATGGTACGACGGCCAG ATATGGGTTAAAACGCCAGAAGTGTTAGCTCGTGATCGTCTTCTCGGATCATTTTCT gtgAAGCCGGTGCTGAAGAGGGTGAAGTTCACCCTGGTGGGTCTGGCGGTGTCGCTGACCCTCTGCATCCTCCTCTACGCCAACACGGAGAAGCCGAGGGAGCCGCTGGAGAACCCCGCCGGCGGGAGGGCCGTCCCCGGGGTGTACAGCGACGCCGCCGCGAGGTCCTTCGAGCCCGACGCGTTCTGCGGGGAGCCCGACCTCGGCGACCAGCCGTAG